A single window of Bacillota bacterium DNA harbors:
- a CDS encoding aldo/keto reductase, translating into MQYTTFENIGLKVSRFGLGTMRLPILPEAGGDANSEKIDKEKAIAMIRYAADNGVNYFDTAHMYHNHASKYLLGEALTGGYRKRVNVASKIPAYAINSYDDFDKLWNEHLTALQSDCIEFCLLHSLTRGNWDKMKELGAVKYLKEAMAQGKIKYPAFSFHGDIDTFKEIIDSFDWCMCQIQLNIIDTDIQAGIEGLEYAGKKGIPVTIMEPLKGGKLSINVPDDIKALYNTYPVKRSPQEWAFRWLASLPYIKLILSGSSSMQQLQDTMEIFSKPDFGRMCDEEYALVAKVKDAYLAKTKVGCTGCGYCVPCPAGVAIPNIFKMYNDAFIYDNLDAHARHYSDYVNSGKSADSCAECGRCEGLCPQGIPIIQKLKEAHRVLAK; encoded by the coding sequence ATGCAGTATACAACTTTTGAAAATATAGGGCTAAAAGTTTCAAGATTCGGACTTGGAACAATGCGTCTGCCTATATTGCCGGAAGCTGGCGGGGACGCCAATAGTGAAAAAATAGATAAAGAAAAAGCGATCGCAATGATACGTTATGCGGCGGATAACGGGGTGAACTATTTTGATACCGCACATATGTATCATAATCATGCAAGCAAATATTTACTTGGGGAAGCATTAACTGGCGGATATAGAAAACGTGTCAATGTCGCATCAAAGATTCCGGCATATGCAATCAACTCTTATGATGATTTTGATAAACTCTGGAACGAACACCTTACAGCGCTTCAGAGCGATTGTATAGAGTTTTGCCTTTTGCATTCACTGACCCGCGGCAACTGGGATAAGATGAAAGAGCTTGGCGCCGTGAAATATCTTAAAGAAGCAATGGCACAGGGGAAAATAAAATATCCCGCGTTTTCATTCCATGGCGACATCGACACTTTTAAAGAGATAATAGACAGTTTCGACTGGTGTATGTGCCAGATACAGCTCAATATCATCGACACTGATATACAAGCAGGGATTGAGGGATTAGAGTATGCGGGGAAAAAAGGCATACCTGTCACGATTATGGAGCCGCTTAAAGGCGGCAAGCTTTCTATAAACGTGCCTGATGATATAAAGGCCCTTTATAATACGTATCCGGTCAAACGTTCACCTCAGGAATGGGCATTCCGCTGGCTTGCTTCACTGCCGTATATTAAACTTATCTTAAGCGGTTCAAGCAGTATGCAGCAGCTTCAGGATACAATGGAGATTTTCAGCAAGCCTGATTTTGGCAGGATGTGCGATGAGGAATATGCCTTAGTTGCGAAAGTTAAAGATGCTTATCTTGCAAAGACAAAGGTAGGATGCACCGGATGCGGATACTGTGTTCCGTGCCCTGCAGGTGTTGCTATCCCGAATATTTTTAAGATGTACAATGATGCATTTATTTATGATAACCTCGATGCCCATGCAAGGCATTATTCCGATTATGTAAATAGCGGAAAGTCCGCTGATAGCTGTGCCGAATGTGGAAGATGTGAGGGCTTGTGTCCACAGGGGATACCAATTATACAAAAACTTAAAGAGGCACACAGGGTGCTCGCAAAATAA